Proteins encoded together in one Chryseobacterium taklimakanense window:
- the dinB gene encoding DNA polymerase IV, with product MSHRKIIHVDMDAFYASVEQHDNPQLRGKAIAVGGGQYGVVAAASYEARKFGIRSAMPGRKALELCPHLIVVKPRFQRYKEISQQIREIFYEYTDLVEPLSLDEAYLDVTENKKDMESANEIAREIRQKIFDKTGLTASAGISVNKFLAKVASDYNKPNGQKTIHPSQIIDFMEKLPIEKFYGIGKVTANKMHEMHIFSGKDLKERSLEELIRFFGKSGNYYYNVVRGHHKSEVKPHRIQKSVGVEETYFENLLDEQAVFKQLKIISKDLEERLGRKDIKGKTLTLKIKYKDFSVYTRSKTQDVYYGDSENLFETAQNLWQLRPYDKPVRLLGLSLSNLNTQEKKQISVQLKLPFPDFE from the coding sequence ATGTCTCACCGCAAAATCATACATGTCGATATGGACGCGTTCTATGCGTCGGTAGAGCAGCACGACAATCCGCAACTCCGCGGAAAAGCAATTGCTGTGGGCGGCGGACAGTACGGCGTGGTTGCCGCAGCAAGTTATGAAGCCAGAAAATTCGGAATCAGGTCCGCAATGCCGGGAAGAAAAGCGCTTGAACTCTGTCCGCACCTCATCGTCGTAAAACCCCGTTTTCAGCGGTATAAGGAAATTTCCCAGCAGATCAGGGAGATTTTTTATGAATATACAGATCTGGTAGAGCCGCTTTCGCTGGATGAAGCATATCTGGACGTGACTGAAAATAAAAAAGATATGGAATCTGCCAACGAAATCGCCCGCGAGATCAGGCAGAAAATATTCGATAAAACCGGACTTACTGCCTCTGCCGGCATTTCGGTCAATAAATTCCTGGCAAAAGTAGCGTCCGACTACAATAAACCCAACGGCCAAAAAACCATTCATCCTTCGCAGATCATTGATTTTATGGAGAAACTTCCGATTGAAAAATTCTATGGGATCGGAAAAGTGACGGCCAACAAGATGCACGAAATGCATATTTTTTCAGGCAAGGATCTAAAGGAAAGATCACTTGAGGAACTGATCAGGTTTTTTGGGAAATCGGGAAATTATTATTACAACGTTGTTCGCGGCCATCATAAAAGTGAGGTGAAACCGCACAGAATTCAGAAAAGCGTCGGGGTGGAAGAAACTTATTTTGAAAACCTTTTGGATGAACAGGCCGTATTCAAACAGTTAAAAATCATCAGCAAAGACCTGGAGGAACGCCTCGGCAGAAAAGATATCAAAGGAAAAACGCTCACTTTAAAAATAAAATACAAGGATTTCTCGGTTTATACCCGCAGCAAAACTCAGGACGTTTATTATGGTGATTCAGAAAATCTTTTTGAAACAGCCCAGAATTTATGGCAACTGCGGCCGTACGACAAACCGGTGCGCCTGTTGGGTCTTTCACTTTCCAATCTCAATACCCAGGAAAAGAAGCAAATTTCAGTTCAGCTGAAGTTGCCTTTCCCGGATTTTGAGTAG